In Cynocephalus volans isolate mCynVol1 chromosome 3, mCynVol1.pri, whole genome shotgun sequence, one DNA window encodes the following:
- the B2M gene encoding beta-2-microglobulin, giving the protein MSRYVVLTVLALLSLPGLDCEPRSPKIQVYSRHPAENGKPNFLNCYVSGFHPPQIQIDLLKNGVKIEKVEQSDLSFSKDWSFYLLVHTDFTPNEKDEYACRVKHETLLDPKTVKWDRDN; this is encoded by the exons ATGTCGCGCTACGTGGTCTTGACTGTGCTCGCGCTACTCTCCCTGCCGGGCCTGGACTGTGAGCCGC GTTCTCCGAAGATCCAAGTTTACTCACGTCACCCAGCAGAAAATGGGAAGCCAAATTTCCTCAACTGCTATGTGTCTGGATTTCATCCACCCCAGATTCAGATTGATTTGTTGAAGAATGgagtgaaaatagaaaaagtggaGCAGTCAGATCTGTCTTTCAGCAAGGACTGGTCTTTCTATCTTCTGGTCCACACTGATTTCACCCCCAATGAAAAAGATGAGTACGCCTGCCGTGTGAAACATGAAACTCTTTTGGATCCCAAGACAGTTAAATGGG atcGAGACAACTAA